One segment of Leptospiraceae bacterium DNA contains the following:
- the cas4 gene encoding type V CRISPR-associated protein Cas4 has translation METYIPISFLNDFIFCPRSIYFHQVHGGMSQEMYSSKEQTEGRAAHETIDEGTYSTRKKVLMGTDVYCEKYNILGKIDVFDISAKKLTERKYKITKIYDGFVFQVYAQYFGLIELGYDVEKIVIHDRTHNKNYPIPLPGEDKVMFEKFQRLIEDINAFDLSDPNFKANIEKCKKCVYSHLCDHSLC, from the coding sequence TTGGAAACCTATATACCAATCTCATTCCTAAACGACTTCATCTTTTGTCCGCGTTCGATTTACTTTCATCAAGTGCATGGAGGGATGAGCCAAGAGATGTATAGCTCAAAGGAGCAGACGGAAGGACGGGCGGCACATGAAACGATAGACGAAGGGACATACTCAACACGAAAGAAAGTGCTGATGGGGACTGACGTTTATTGTGAAAAATACAATATCTTAGGAAAGATTGATGTATTCGATATATCGGCGAAGAAACTAACAGAAAGAAAATACAAAATCACAAAGATATACGATGGATTTGTATTTCAAGTGTATGCACAGTATTTTGGACTGATAGAACTTGGATATGACGTCGAGAAAATAGTAATTCACGATAGAACGCATAATAAAAATTATCCAATACCTTTGCCGGGGGAGGACAAGGTTATGTTTGAAAAGTTTCAAAGATTAATCGAAGATATAAATGCTTTTGATTTGAGTGATCCGAATTTCAAAGCGAATATTGAAAAATGTAAAAAGTGCGTTTACTCGCATTTATGCGATCATAGCCTATGTTAA
- the cas12a gene encoding type V CRISPR-associated protein Cas12a/Cpf1: protein MKTITGNSMKHYDDFTNLYSLSKTLRFELKPVGKTAENIKNSHLISKDEKRATDYQIVKKAIDKFHKLHIEEALSLVNFKDSDIDGFIEEFETLYFKKDKEEKDRKGVEEYQKHLREFIVSSLQGKEGKKTVSATKKKQNSESLKRIKERYDILFSKDLFDNEEFISLSKEFGYDEIVQRFKGFSTYFTGFHENRKNMYSAGSESTAISFRIIHENLPKYLENKRNYPKIKEALGKAKISSLEKELKDVLGKTKLEELFTVDYFQHTLNQSGINSYNTILGGKPAREGERKIQGLNEIINLTRQQNPELKIPSLKILYKQILSDAEGSFRVEAFEKDMDLLESLQEYWDEIILGHRDILSGKKKNLIEAVGKLAKKINIFSKNKLDEIFIENKNLTNVSMQVFGEWGLLNKSIAELFDQLNKDKPKNKTLEKEREKFLKQDVFSLRQLEEAFTVFRNLNKEYERYAPNAIQKYLSDYKIKITENKKETWISLSEEIESAFKVIEPILKEDRKEEKNLHQDKKKVEKIKTFLDSLKHLQGFLKLLHLSEAMEEKNHEFYDEWESYYEAVSHLNSLYNKTRNYLTRKAYSEEKFKLNFESPTLLNGWDKNKEAANLAVILRKDELYYLGIMEKKNNRIFEGIPKPKEKAIYEKMIYKLLPGPNKMLPKVFFSEKGLNTYLPPKEILKLYEAGEFKKGEGFKVASLHRLIDFYKDAISRNEDWKTFGFKFSPTKQFEDISAFYKEVEEQGYKIEFEKIDSSYIDSLVEEGKLHLFQIYNKDFSPHSSGKPNLHTIYWRSLFDKENLKRVVYKLNGEAEVFYRPKSINYSKDILQKGHHAKELAGKFKYPIIKDKRFSEDKFQFHVPIKLNFSPKYSENINPLVNDFLQQSKDFHIIGIDRGERHLLYLSLINSKGEIIEQRSLNSILNEHSKKQIDYREKLDAKEMEREKARENWDVIENIKELKEGYLSLIVHQISKLMVEKKAILVMEDLNFGFKRGRFKVEKQVYQKFERMMIEKLNYLMFKDMKPAESGGSLNAFQLSNQFESFTKLGKQSGMIFYVPANHTSKIDPTTGFFNFLYPDVTSLDKGKEFFKKFDKIVYNSKKDYFEFHCRYGNFVSEPSGDKKKDDLAIYNKVKNKEWVICSNKEERFRSFKNNSGHIEYKQVDVNVELKKILQEEKIDYAHGHDLKESITSSDKPSFLKSFADQLKILLALRYNNGLKGSDERDFILSPVANNEGKFFHSEKTSKANPNNADANGAYNIALKGLLLIDKIKAQKGNKKMDLKISNLDWFEYAWSRNE from the coding sequence ATGAAAACCATTACAGGAAACTCAATGAAACACTACGATGATTTTACAAACCTTTACTCACTCTCTAAGACGCTTCGGTTTGAATTAAAGCCGGTTGGGAAGACAGCGGAGAATATTAAAAACAGTCATTTAATTTCAAAAGATGAAAAGCGAGCTACTGATTACCAAATTGTCAAAAAGGCAATTGATAAGTTTCACAAGTTACATATTGAAGAAGCATTGTCTTTAGTGAATTTTAAAGATTCAGACATTGATGGATTCATTGAAGAGTTTGAAACATTGTATTTTAAGAAGGACAAAGAAGAAAAAGACAGGAAAGGAGTTGAAGAGTATCAGAAGCATTTGCGGGAATTCATTGTTAGCTCCTTGCAGGGAAAAGAAGGTAAAAAGACAGTATCAGCTACAAAGAAGAAACAGAATTCAGAGAGCCTTAAAAGAATAAAAGAACGCTATGACATCCTTTTTAGTAAGGATCTATTTGATAACGAAGAATTCATTTCTCTTTCAAAAGAATTTGGGTATGATGAAATCGTGCAAAGATTCAAAGGATTTAGCACATATTTCACTGGCTTTCATGAAAATAGAAAAAACATGTATTCTGCTGGGAGTGAATCTACTGCGATTTCATTTCGTATTATTCATGAAAATCTTCCTAAGTATTTAGAGAATAAGCGAAATTATCCCAAGATAAAAGAAGCATTAGGTAAAGCTAAAATTTCATCTCTAGAGAAAGAATTAAAAGATGTCTTAGGAAAAACAAAATTAGAGGAACTGTTTACTGTTGATTATTTCCAACATACTTTGAATCAATCTGGGATTAATTCCTACAATACAATTCTTGGGGGAAAGCCAGCGCGGGAAGGAGAAAGAAAAATCCAAGGATTAAATGAAATCATAAATCTAACACGCCAGCAAAACCCAGAATTAAAAATTCCTTCCTTGAAAATTCTTTACAAACAAATACTTAGTGATGCAGAGGGAAGTTTTAGAGTAGAAGCGTTTGAGAAAGATATGGATTTATTAGAATCCCTACAAGAGTATTGGGATGAAATTATCCTCGGTCATCGAGATATTCTTTCTGGCAAAAAGAAAAATCTAATAGAAGCGGTCGGAAAATTAGCTAAAAAGATAAACATATTCTCTAAGAATAAGTTAGACGAAATATTTATTGAGAATAAAAATCTAACGAATGTTTCAATGCAAGTTTTTGGAGAATGGGGGCTTTTAAACAAATCAATAGCCGAGTTATTCGATCAATTAAATAAAGACAAACCAAAAAACAAAACGCTTGAAAAAGAAAGAGAAAAGTTTTTAAAACAAGACGTGTTTTCTTTGCGCCAACTAGAAGAAGCATTTACTGTGTTTCGAAATCTAAACAAGGAATACGAGCGATATGCGCCCAATGCTATTCAAAAGTATTTGTCTGATTATAAAATTAAAATAACAGAAAACAAAAAAGAGACTTGGATTTCTCTGTCAGAAGAAATTGAGAGTGCTTTTAAAGTGATTGAACCAATTTTAAAAGAAGACAGAAAAGAAGAAAAAAATCTCCACCAAGATAAAAAGAAAGTAGAGAAGATAAAAACCTTTCTAGATTCTTTAAAACATCTACAGGGATTTTTAAAACTTCTACATCTCTCCGAGGCAATGGAAGAAAAAAATCATGAGTTCTATGATGAATGGGAAAGTTATTACGAAGCAGTTTCGCATCTCAATTCGCTTTACAACAAAACTCGAAATTATCTAACTAGAAAAGCGTATTCGGAAGAAAAGTTTAAATTGAATTTTGAAAGTCCAACTCTCTTGAATGGTTGGGATAAAAACAAAGAAGCCGCAAACCTTGCCGTGATTCTTAGAAAAGATGAATTGTATTATTTAGGAATCATGGAGAAAAAAAATAATAGGATATTTGAAGGAATTCCCAAACCAAAGGAAAAGGCAATCTATGAAAAGATGATTTACAAGCTCTTGCCGGGACCTAATAAAATGCTTCCAAAGGTTTTCTTTTCCGAAAAAGGGTTAAATACGTATTTACCTCCAAAGGAAATTTTGAAATTGTATGAGGCTGGAGAATTTAAAAAAGGAGAAGGATTTAAAGTTGCCAGCCTTCATAGACTAATTGATTTTTATAAAGATGCGATTTCCAGAAATGAAGATTGGAAGACATTTGGATTCAAGTTTAGCCCAACAAAACAGTTCGAAGATATAAGTGCATTCTACAAAGAAGTAGAAGAGCAGGGATATAAGATTGAATTTGAAAAAATAGATTCCTCTTACATCGACTCGTTAGTGGAAGAGGGAAAACTTCATCTATTTCAAATTTACAATAAGGATTTTTCACCACACAGTAGCGGCAAACCGAACTTACACACAATTTACTGGCGAAGTCTGTTTGATAAAGAAAATTTAAAACGCGTTGTATATAAATTAAACGGAGAAGCAGAAGTATTCTATCGACCTAAATCAATCAACTATTCTAAAGATATTTTACAAAAAGGCCATCATGCAAAAGAGCTTGCGGGTAAGTTTAAGTATCCCATCATCAAGGACAAAAGATTTAGCGAAGATAAATTTCAATTCCATGTTCCAATAAAGCTAAATTTTTCTCCCAAGTATAGCGAAAACATAAACCCACTAGTAAATGATTTTTTGCAACAGTCGAAGGATTTTCATATCATTGGAATCGACAGAGGAGAAAGGCATTTATTGTATCTTTCTTTAATCAATTCTAAAGGAGAAATCATAGAACAACGATCTCTAAATTCCATTTTAAATGAACATAGCAAAAAGCAAATTGACTACAGAGAAAAATTGGATGCGAAGGAAATGGAAAGAGAGAAAGCCAGAGAAAATTGGGACGTGATAGAAAATATAAAAGAACTAAAGGAAGGCTATTTGTCGTTAATCGTTCATCAAATTTCTAAACTCATGGTTGAGAAAAAAGCAATTCTTGTCATGGAAGATTTGAACTTCGGATTCAAACGAGGACGATTTAAAGTGGAAAAGCAAGTCTATCAAAAATTCGAAAGAATGATGATTGAGAAATTAAACTATCTCATGTTTAAAGATATGAAACCAGCAGAGTCAGGCGGAAGTCTAAATGCATTTCAACTCAGCAATCAATTTGAATCGTTTACAAAACTAGGCAAACAATCTGGAATGATTTTTTATGTGCCTGCCAATCATACGAGTAAGATTGATCCAACCACTGGATTTTTTAATTTTCTCTATCCCGATGTAACTAGCTTAGATAAGGGAAAAGAGTTCTTCAAAAAGTTTGATAAGATAGTTTACAATTCTAAAAAAGACTATTTCGAATTTCATTGTCGTTACGGAAACTTCGTTTCAGAACCGTCAGGCGATAAGAAAAAGGACGATCTCGCGATTTATAACAAAGTGAAAAACAAAGAGTGGGTCATCTGTTCCAACAAAGAAGAAAGATTTCGATCTTTTAAGAATAATTCTGGTCATATTGAATACAAACAAGTAGATGTGAATGTAGAATTAAAAAAAATCCTCCAAGAGGAAAAGATTGATTATGCTCACGGACACGACTTAAAAGAAAGTATTACATCATCCGACAAACCAAGTTTTCTAAAATCATTCGCAGACCAGTTGAAAATTCTTTTAGCTCTTCGCTACAACAACGGTTTAAAAGGAAGTGACGAACGGGATTTTATTCTTTCACCTGTCGCAAACAACGAAGGAAAATTCTTTCATTCCGAAAAGACAAGTAAGGCTAATCCGAATAATGCGGATGCCAATGGAGCCTACAATATTGCTCTCAAAGGTTTGCTCCTAATCGATAAAATCAAAGCACAAAAGGGAAATAAAAAAATGGATTTGAAAATTTCTAATTTGGATTGGTTTGAATATGCTTGGAGTAGGAATGAGTAA
- the cas2 gene encoding CRISPR-associated endonuclease Cas2, producing MLLISYDISDDKLRTKFSKYLLKYGERLQYSLFEIKNSERVLVNIETQIKQYFEKRFSQDDSIMIFHMSPSCKITRYGYAKNQERDVLIF from the coding sequence ATGTTACTTATTTCGTATGACATAAGCGATGACAAATTGAGAACGAAGTTTTCCAAGTATTTATTAAAGTATGGAGAGCGTTTGCAGTATTCATTATTCGAGATTAAGAATAGCGAAAGAGTGCTTGTCAATATAGAGACACAGATCAAACAGTACTTTGAAAAAAGATTTTCGCAAGATGATAGTATTATGATTTTTCATATGAGTCCAAGTTGTAAGATCACACGGTACGGATATGCGAAAAACCAAGAAAGAGACGTGCTGATATTCTAA
- the cas1 gene encoding type V CRISPR-associated endonuclease Cas1 — MLSLPDFKEKSIVISFATEGQAVSFKNDNLIVKDGEGKTVLQHSCYRIFTLWIIGGTTITSGIIQRSKKFGFSIYLFSYSVKLIGVWNATAEGNFLLREKQYQYKNLDIAWHIVKNKIENQTLLLKSIRDKSLAAKTSIADLEKYQNTEMTELNLKTILGTEGISSRVFFKIWFADMDWKGRKPRAKIDKTNVILDIGYTYLFNIMEGMLNLYGFDVYKGIYHQSFYQRKSLVCDLVEPFRCIIDRKVKNAHGLGQIKEEDFTESKGQFFLKIDQNKKYTSWIVQEIMKYKEEMFLYTQSYYRAFMRSKPIGDYPTFKITE, encoded by the coding sequence ATGTTAAGTTTACCGGACTTCAAAGAAAAAAGTATTGTCATTTCTTTTGCAACAGAGGGGCAGGCAGTATCGTTTAAAAATGATAATTTAATCGTTAAAGATGGAGAAGGGAAGACAGTCTTACAACATTCGTGTTATCGAATTTTTACTTTGTGGATTATTGGAGGCACTACAATAACATCCGGAATTATTCAGAGAAGTAAAAAGTTTGGATTCTCGATTTATTTATTTTCTTATAGTGTGAAACTAATCGGAGTTTGGAATGCAACGGCAGAAGGAAACTTTTTACTTCGAGAAAAACAATACCAGTATAAGAATTTAGATATTGCTTGGCATATTGTCAAAAACAAAATTGAGAACCAGACTTTGCTTTTGAAAAGTATTCGAGACAAGTCACTTGCGGCTAAGACAAGTATTGCGGACTTAGAAAAATACCAGAACACGGAAATGACAGAATTAAATTTAAAGACAATTCTCGGTACAGAAGGAATTTCTTCGAGAGTGTTTTTTAAAATTTGGTTTGCGGATATGGATTGGAAGGGACGTAAGCCAAGGGCGAAGATTGATAAAACGAATGTAATATTAGATATTGGATACACGTATCTTTTTAATATTATGGAAGGAATGTTGAACTTGTATGGGTTTGATGTTTACAAAGGAATTTACCATCAGAGTTTTTATCAGAGAAAATCATTGGTTTGTGATTTGGTAGAACCATTCCGGTGTATCATTGATAGAAAGGTTAAGAATGCGCATGGTCTTGGTCAGATAAAAGAAGAAGATTTCACAGAAAGTAAGGGACAATTTTTTTTGAAAATTGATCAGAACAAAAAGTATACGAGTTGGATTGTGCAAGAGATTATGAAATACAAAGAGGAGATGTTTTTGTATACGCAATCGTATTATCGAGCCTTTATGCGAAGTAAGCCTATTGGCGATTATCCTACTTTTAAGATAACGGAGTGA
- a CDS encoding nitroreductase family protein, whose protein sequence is MNQISRKNFLMKTGVILTVPMFLKYCATTVYPRLTGKSGFDPIDNALAEEVQYPILKAINVGITAPNPHNTQAWKFKITSPLEMILYVDEKRILPITDPPARQIHIGQGCFLELLKIGAKQIGYDAEIKILPDGEYKFEEIGKKPVAKVKLTPSKSTGHTLYEFVKQRATNRAVYTGEYITDEEFSKLKKMGGSENSELEIVSGASGIEPFKKVFFEAMKIESTTFRTGEESRVWFRFNDKEIQTKRDGIALPDQGLSGFTRWMAETFFMGPEQEKFHDKKGLEIFLSRYKEKIDSTKGIVFWKTKTNTQKDWIQTGMDYARFHLAVTSLGLKMHPFSQALQEFPEMEQERRKLESLTGVNGKEKVQMIVRLGRTDYRYFTPRRNFKDMIMK, encoded by the coding sequence ATGAATCAAATTTCTAGAAAAAATTTTCTTATGAAGACAGGGGTAATTTTGACAGTGCCTATGTTTTTAAAATACTGTGCGACCACAGTATATCCAAGGCTTACGGGTAAGTCAGGTTTTGATCCGATTGACAATGCATTGGCAGAGGAAGTCCAATATCCAATTCTAAAGGCAATCAACGTAGGAATCACAGCGCCTAATCCCCATAATACGCAGGCTTGGAAATTCAAAATTACAAGTCCCCTAGAAATGATTTTGTATGTAGATGAAAAAAGAATTTTACCTATCACAGATCCGCCTGCAAGACAAATTCATATCGGGCAAGGTTGCTTTTTAGAATTACTGAAAATAGGCGCAAAACAAATTGGATATGACGCAGAAATAAAAATTCTTCCCGACGGAGAATACAAATTCGAAGAGATTGGTAAAAAGCCAGTGGCTAAAGTTAAATTAACTCCCTCCAAGTCTACAGGTCACACGCTTTACGAATTTGTAAAACAAAGAGCCACGAACCGCGCAGTTTATACCGGAGAATATATTACAGATGAAGAATTTTCAAAATTAAAAAAAATGGGAGGTTCAGAGAACAGCGAATTAGAAATAGTATCCGGTGCGAGCGGCATTGAACCATTCAAAAAAGTATTTTTTGAAGCCATGAAGATAGAATCTACCACATTTAGAACGGGAGAAGAAAGTCGTGTTTGGTTTAGATTCAATGACAAAGAAATTCAAACCAAACGAGACGGAATTGCACTCCCAGACCAAGGGCTAAGCGGATTTACCCGCTGGATGGCGGAAACCTTTTTTATGGGACCGGAACAAGAAAAGTTCCACGACAAAAAAGGATTAGAAATTTTTCTTTCTAGATACAAGGAAAAAATCGATTCTACAAAAGGTATCGTATTTTGGAAAACGAAAACAAACACCCAAAAGGATTGGATTCAAACTGGAATGGACTACGCCCGTTTTCATTTAGCTGTTACTTCTCTTGGACTTAAAATGCATCCTTTCAGCCAAGCGTTACAGGAATTTCCGGAGATGGAACAAGAACGCAGGAAACTGGAAAGTTTAACAGGTGTTAACGGGAAGGAAAAAGTGCAGATGATCGTTCGGCTTGGTCGTACCGACTACAGGTATTTTACCCCAAGAAGAAATTTTAAGGATATGATAATGAAATAA
- a CDS encoding phage antirepressor protein — protein MKKSIKLFESKKVRTHWDESEEKWYFAIVDVIAVLTNSPNPQVYWRVLKKRMKDEGNQTVTNCNALKMEAPDGKMRQTDIANTEQLLRLIQSIPSPKAEPFKQWLAKVGYERIEEIENPELAQERMKELYEQKGYSKDWIDKRLRGIAIRQNLTDEWKERGIDSEKDYAILTSEISKATFGLTPNEYKQIKGLSKKNQNLRDHMTDLELIFTMLGEKVTTEISKEEKPDTFQKNKKVAKRGGRVAGNARKQTEKELGKSIITKENFLPLDKKKLQKKKK, from the coding sequence ATGAAAAAAAGTATAAAACTATTTGAAAGCAAAAAGGTGAGAACTCATTGGGATGAGTCTGAGGAAAAATGGTATTTTGCGATTGTAGATGTAATCGCCGTTTTAACAAATAGTCCAAATCCACAGGTTTATTGGCGTGTGCTAAAAAAGCGGATGAAGGATGAAGGAAATCAAACCGTTACAAATTGTAACGCTTTGAAAATGGAGGCTCCAGACGGGAAAATGAGACAGACCGATATTGCTAATACGGAGCAACTTTTGCGGTTAATCCAATCTATCCCCTCTCCTAAAGCAGAGCCATTTAAACAATGGTTAGCTAAAGTGGGATATGAAAGAATTGAGGAAATTGAAAACCCAGAACTCGCACAAGAGAGAATGAAAGAACTTTATGAGCAAAAAGGATATTCTAAAGATTGGATTGATAAAAGGCTTCGTGGAATTGCAATTCGACAGAATCTTACAGATGAATGGAAAGAGCGAGGAATTGATTCTGAAAAAGATTATGCAATTCTTACCTCTGAGATTTCGAAGGCTACTTTCGGTTTAACTCCAAATGAATACAAACAAATAAAAGGACTTTCAAAAAAGAATCAGAATTTGCGTGATCACATGACTGATTTAGAGTTAATCTTCACAATGCTTGGGGAAAAAGTTACAACAGAAATTTCAAAAGAGGAAAAGCCGGATACTTTTCAAAAGAATAAAAAAGTTGCCAAACGGGGAGGACGTGTTGCGGGTAACGCTCGTAAACAAACAGAAAAAGAATTAGGAAAAAGTATAATCACAAAAGAAAATTTTCTACCATTAGATAAAAAGAAATTACAAAAAAAGAAGAAATAA
- a CDS encoding AraC family transcriptional regulator codes for MIQFISIAAITQCLLLGFYFTINRNKYASAIYQAILLLLTGLGIWIGSLYASHRILDFPFLARVGFLLLSLTGGLVYLATRTILEKSNRIQKKDALFFIVPVGVLIYLLPFYFSDLESKLIYLKEDLISVHTDCLVISFITTINNFIALVFSVRLLKSYYNTKPKQIFNYNLLLAIITIPMVVSLLDKNFLNSGLFSFFVSILVIIRSYSLLYTFNTSEKQNLFFYSEEKYEKSKLNLNELKVLGDKVQTYFEKEKPFLNPDFSLKEISTALEISPAKLSQIFTEYFQKSFYQTVNEYRVTEVIAALRDSKKNNENLLQIAFASGFNSKSTFNDAFKKITGKTPSQYKKVQSN; via the coding sequence TTGATTCAGTTTATTTCAATCGCAGCGATCACTCAATGTTTGTTGCTTGGTTTTTATTTTACTATTAACCGTAACAAATATGCAAGTGCAATCTACCAAGCTATTTTGTTGCTATTAACGGGACTAGGAATTTGGATTGGTAGTTTATACGCGAGTCACAGAATTCTGGATTTTCCTTTTCTTGCGAGAGTCGGATTTTTACTTCTCAGTTTAACGGGCGGATTAGTGTATTTAGCCACTAGAACGATACTAGAAAAATCAAATCGAATACAGAAAAAAGATGCCTTGTTTTTCATTGTACCAGTTGGAGTTCTAATTTACCTTTTGCCGTTTTATTTCTCTGATTTAGAATCTAAACTCATATATCTGAAAGAAGATTTAATCAGTGTGCACACCGATTGTCTAGTAATTTCTTTTATTACAACCATTAATAATTTTATTGCACTCGTATTTTCTGTTCGTTTACTAAAATCGTATTATAATACCAAACCAAAACAAATATTTAATTACAACCTATTACTTGCCATAATAACAATTCCAATGGTTGTTTCGCTGCTCGATAAAAATTTTTTGAACTCAGGACTATTTAGTTTTTTTGTTTCTATATTAGTGATTATTCGTTCTTATTCCCTACTCTATACATTTAATACCAGTGAAAAACAAAATCTTTTTTTTTATTCAGAAGAAAAATACGAAAAATCAAAACTCAATTTGAACGAACTAAAAGTTTTAGGGGATAAGGTGCAAACTTATTTTGAAAAGGAAAAACCTTTTTTAAATCCAGACTTTAGTTTAAAAGAAATTTCTACCGCTCTAGAAATTTCACCCGCAAAGTTATCTCAAATTTTTACAGAATATTTTCAAAAATCCTTTTACCAAACCGTAAATGAATACCGCGTTACAGAAGTTATAGCAGCCTTACGAGATTCTAAAAAAAACAATGAAAACCTACTTCAAATAGCATTTGCCAGCGGTTTTAATTCTAAATCTACTTTCAATGACGCTTTTAAAAAAATAACCGGAAAGACTCCGAGCCAATATAAAAAAGTCCAATCTAATTAG
- a CDS encoding alpha/beta hydrolase, protein MKSETTYLFIPGFGNSDEDHWQTYFEKQLTNSHWIQQKSWDKPQCHDWINEINTTVMRHDSETVFLVSHSLGGIAVAHWASRYNTKVKGAFIVAPTDLENPYLDLSILRNFVNEISA, encoded by the coding sequence ATGAAATCGGAAACAACTTATTTGTTCATTCCTGGATTTGGCAACTCTGATGAAGACCATTGGCAAACTTATTTTGAAAAACAATTAACAAATAGCCACTGGATTCAACAAAAAAGTTGGGACAAACCGCAGTGTCACGATTGGATAAATGAGATAAATACTACCGTTATGCGGCATGATTCAGAAACAGTTTTCCTTGTATCGCATAGTCTGGGTGGAATTGCAGTTGCCCATTGGGCAAGTCGTTATAATACAAAAGTGAAAGGGGCATTTATTGTAGCTCCAACCGATTTGGAAAATCCATATTTAGACTTGAGTATATTGAGAAATTTTGTTAATGAAATTTCAGCCTGA